In a single window of the Salvelinus namaycush isolate Seneca chromosome 6, SaNama_1.0, whole genome shotgun sequence genome:
- the LOC120049031 gene encoding E3 ubiquitin-protein ligase TRIM39-like yields the protein MASPTSLLSENQFQCSVCLDVFTDPVTTPCGHTFCMACIRGLWKISYGCKCPTCEITFTVRPQISINVAFKEITDQFKRIQVGISNLTVAKPGEVACDVCTGGTIKALKSCLVCLTSYCEPHLEPHKRVATLKVHKLIDPMENLEDRMCKKHEKLLESFCKTDQMCVCQFCTETCHKTHHTVAIEEECGEKKAQIKKMETGVQQMIQSRQKKVEEIKHSMELSRITSKKEMEDGAQIFTALVKSIKRSQAELNEGIEEKQKAAERRAEGLVKELEQEITVLKKRGTDLEQLSHTEDHLHLLQILPSLCTTPPTKDWSEISVDSDMCVGNVRRALSQLEDTLKNELETLKEKEFKRIQKYAVDVTLDPDTAHPNIVLSSDYKQARRGDMLQILPDNPQRFDPVLCILGKRGFSIGRFYFEVQVGDKTYWDLGVVRESVNRKGMITSTPENGYWTIRLRGGEEYRALASPSILLSLGEKPQKVGVFVDYEEGLVSFYDVEAKAHIYSFTGYSFTERLYPFLSPSVSDDGKNSAPLVISPVNHEG from the exons ATGGCTTCCCCTACTAGTCTGCTATCAGAGAATCAGTtccagtgttctgtctgtctggatgtgtTCACTGACCCAGTCACGACCCCATGTGGCCACACCTTCTGCATGGCCTGTATCAGAGGGCTCTGGAAGATCAGTTATGGCTGTAAGTGCCCAACCTGTGAGATAACCTTCACAGTTAGGCCCCAAATTAGCATCAATGTTGCATTCAAAGAAATCACCGATCAATTCAAGAGGATTCAAGTTGGCATCTCAAACCTAACTGTCGCTAAGCCTGGTGAGGTGGCCTGCGATGTCTGTACCGGAGGGACGATCAAGGCCCTCAAGTCCTGCTTGGTGTGTCTGACCTCTTACTGCGAGCCTCACCTGGAGCCTCACAAGAGAGTTGCTACGCTGAAGGTCCACAAACTGATTGACCCTATGGAGAACTTGGAAGACAGGATGTGTAAGAAGCACGAGAAGCTCCTGGAGTCGTTCTGTAAGACCGACCAGATGTGTGTCTGTCAGTTCTGCACCGAGACGTGCCACAAGACTCACCACACCGTTGCTATAGAGGAGGAGTGTGGGGAAAAGAAG GCTCAGATAAAGAAGATGGAGACAGGAGTTCAGCAGATGATCCAGTCCAGACAGAAGAAGGTGGAGGAGATCAAACATTCAATGGAACTCAGTAGG ATAACTTCTAAGAAAGAGATGGAAGATGGTGCACAGATCTTCACTGCTCTGGTGAAATCCATCAAGAGAAGCCAGGCTGAGCTCAATGAGGGGATCGAGGAGAAGCAGAAAGCAGCAGAGAGACGAGCTGAAGGGCTCGTCAAAGAGCTGGAGCAGGAAATCACTGTGCTAAAGAAGAGAGGCACTGATTtggagcagctctcacacaccgaggaccacctccacctcctacAG ATTTTACCATCGCTGTGCACCACTCCACCCACCAAggactggtctgagatcagtgtTGACTCTGACATGTGTGTGGGGAATGTGAGGAGAGCTCTATCTCAACTAGAGGACACACTTAAGAATGAGTTAGAGACCCTGAAAGAGAAAG AGTTTAAGAGGATCCAGAAGTATGCAG TGGACGTGACTTTGGACCCGGACACCGCACACCCCAACATCGTCCTGTCCTCTGACTACAAGCAGGCACGGCGCGGTGACATGTTGCAGATTCTCCCTGACAACCCCCAGCGCTTCGACCCGGTGCTTTGTATCTTGGGGAAGAGAGGTTTCTCCATTGGGAGGTTCTACTTTGAGGTTCAG GTGGGGGACAAGACCTACTGGGATCTGGGCGTGGTCAGAGAGTCCGTCAACAGGAAGGGGATGATAACTTCGACCCCAGAGAACGGCTACTGGACCATTAGGCTCAGAGGAGGGGAAGAGTACCGGGCCCTTGCATCcccctccattctcctctccctGGGGGAGAAACCCCAGAAGGTTGGGGTGTTTGTGGATTATGAGGAAGGGTTAGTGTCCTTTTACGATGTGGAGGCCAAGGCTCATATCTATTCTTTCACTGGATACTCCTTCACTGAAAGGCTCTATCCATTCCTCAGCCCCAGTGTTAGTGATGATGGTAAAAACTCAGCCCCATTGGTCATCTCCCCTGTCAATCATGAAGGTTAG